The following are encoded in a window of Gasterosteus aculeatus chromosome 5, fGasAcu3.hap1.1, whole genome shotgun sequence genomic DNA:
- the LOC120819768 gene encoding rho GTPase-activating protein 23-like isoform X13 — protein MSAQSQFDIPMAKGRRDGMVSSNENRRRPASSGEVEGVSWQGPRTIFVPKNSQGFGFTLRHFIVYPPESSLSIKDEENGNTSARVCQRSRLEPMDTIFVKSVKDDGPAQQAGLCTGDRLVKVNGESILGKTYSQVIMLIQNSENILELSIMPKDEDVLQLAYSHDAYLKGNEPYSGVAQNLPAPPPLCYPSAPPHTPNRPPDNWQCRPGPVGSPLDNRLTAASAHPAPGWPGGPEDPAAPLAPSGRNRGRSSSTISALDFHFANHNAAIASATLPPPRKSSTQAPPRTHADALCHQALSDWYYSQADAAESMSPRHRSISQDCLAELGLGLALGPGPASTSAADKRRRETLQFHHQAAAASHDSYWLGGWGGVSAPGSRSCSESLLAAYAEYEHNYGRSVETLAQASALVSPLCQHSSHASQTLHFKEQKVPAVHQHKTTVMSPITASSTVPPSSRRSGQQVAEPQTRRVKEEEEGELVGYKSYSPSFSHKAGHLLQQAHSFREPGYSGPHLDWSPDSRGGSVDGELAAVPRAQSTPAPSASMEERARPGEDAELVSPGSLSQEVVLRQKPPSGRRTPVQAARLTHYAGNVESPESPGVEPTQGTPSPAGGPGTNRRANGSLAQHAYNSLASIPFIDEPSGPSSDLQACYVPARSVVSSSQASTTLTSTSVPPTISSISPFVRLGSQDCSSIKSRRSSYLLAITTERSKSCDEGLNTFREEGRVFSKLPKRVKSFFADGSLESLRVQEEARSKRHSTSELGTITFSDVRTEGWLHYKQILTEKGKKVGGGMRPWKRVFSVLRSHSLFLYKDKREAVLHGAGAGPSLDEHPPISIRGCLIDIAYSETKRKHTLRLTTQDFCEYLLQAEDRDDMLAWIRVIRENSKTDNEEIGFSRQALINKKLNDYRKHSLTGSKPDSSPKAHRMMPPFLLAKTDNTSVNRASRTEDNKALWGINLMKKAKKTSSPKAFGVRLEDCQPAVNHKFVPLIVEMCCGVVEETGLDYTGIYRVPGNNAMVSNLQEHLNKGMDINTAEERWQDLNVISSLLKSFFRKLPEPLFTDDKYNDFIDANRIEDAEDRLKTMKKLLHDLPDHYHHTLKFLVGHLKKVADHCELNKMEPRNLALVFGPTLVRTSEDNMTDMVTHMPDRYKIVETLILHHDWFFTTGELDEEEKAPEDKRDMQPVPNIDHLLSNIGRPGMPGEASDSTTSDSLKSKLSSLSKKDLSARDFLPKSIISAVTRKRKKCLSGHVQGGSADEDSEHEPVKTSNYGGGEGRGGEEEEDAGEEEAVKGEHAILKKDKRDKKEVGAKASEIAEGKDVLSGEEEGNRTSNGAKKESWRTTAPPLNATQQNLFRRPHHRIDATYPKPDPSHSRPRAPAREHSTIPLWICPTRVPSICPSGYGTQQPDWNQSAPVRYRKTRGGRTRAISMNVDLELCRSDERVRGWRAERVEVIRVIEGAPDQHGRVGVPQGSIVGPGSIQQMDPLPRRPLLSSSSAWTDLSSPGSHPVVLRRSAMDPRDKTRAWRRHTVVV, from the exons gaTGAAGAGAATGGAAACACAAGTGCAAGAG TTTGTCAGCGGTCTCGCTTGGAGCCGATGGACACCATCTTTGTGAAGAGCGTGAAAGACGACGGGCCCGCGCAACAAGCCGGACTGTGTACAG GGGACAGGCTGGTGAAGGTCAATGGCgaaagcattctgggtaaaacCTACTCTCAAGTGATCATGCTCATCCAAAACAG TGAAAACATTCTGGAGCTCTCTATTATGCCCAAAGATGAGGATGTGTTGCAGTTG GCGTACTCCCACGATGCCTACCTGAAAGGCAATGAGCCGTATTCAGGCGTGGCCCAGAACCTGccggctccgccccctctctgctacccctccgcccccccacacacccccaacAGACCCCCCGACAACTGGCAGTGCAGACCGGGCCCCGTGGGCTCCCCGCTGGACAACCGCCTGACTGCCGCCTCCGCCCACCCCGCCCCCGGCTGGCCCGGGGGCCCCGAGGATCCCGCCGCCCCGCTTGCCCCGTCGGGCCGAAACCGAGGTCGCTCCTCTTCGACCATCAGCGCGCTGGACTTTCACTTTGCTAACCACAACGCTGCCATTGCCTCCGCTACGCTGCCTCCCCCGCGGAAGAGCAGCACGCAGGCCCCTCCCCGCACCCACGCCGACGCCCTCTGCCACCAGGCTCTGTCGGACTGGTACTACAGCCAGGCCGACGCCGCGGAGAGCATGTCCCCCCGCCACCGCAGTATATCCCAGGACTGTTTGGCGGAGCTGGGGCTGGGGTTGGCCCTCGGCCCCGGTCCCGCATCCACGAGCGCCGCCGACAAACGCAGAAGGGAAACCCTCCAGTTCCACCACCAGGCGGCCGCTGCGTCCCATGATTCCTATTGGTTGGGGGGTTGGGGCGGCGTATCAGCGCCGGGGAGCAGGTCCTGCTCAGAGAGCCTCCTGGCAGCGTACGCCGAGTACGAGCATAACTACGGCCGCTCTGTGGAGACGCTGGCTCAGGCCTCGGCGCTGGTGTCCCCGCTCTGCCAACACTCCTCACACGCGTCACAAACCTTACATTTCAAAGAGCAGAAAGTCCCGGCGGTGCATCAGCACAAAACCACGGTGATGTCCCCCATCACAGCCTCCTCCACAGTGCCTCCTAGCAGCAGGCGGTCAGGCCAGCAGGTCGCCGAACCCCAAACGCGGCgagtcaaagaagaagaagaaggagagctGGTGGGCTACAAAAGCTACAGCCCCTCTTTCAGCCACAAAGCCGGCCATCTCCTCCAGCAGGCGCACTCCTTCAGAGAGCCCGGCTACAGCGGGCCCCACCTCGACTGGAGCCCCGACAGCAGAGGCGGCTCCGTGGACGGCGAGCTCGCCGCGGTGCCCAGGGCCCAGTCTACCCCGGCGCCGTCTGCCTCGATGGAGGAGAGAGCCCGGCCGGGGGAGGACGCGGAGCTCGTCTCCCCCGGCTCCCTGAGTCAAGAGGTGGTCCTGAGGCAGAAGCCGCCCTCCGGCCGCCGAACCCCTGTCCAGGCCGCTCGACTGACCCACTACGCGGGAAACGTGGAGTCCCCAGAGTCCCCCGGGGTGGAGCCCACGCAAGGGACCCCGTCTCCAGCCGGGGGACCAGGCACCAACCGCAGGGCTAATGGTAGCCTGGCACAGCACGCTTACAACTCGCTGGCCTCTATTCCCTTCATAG ATGAGCCCAGCGGTCCTAGTAGTGACCTACAGGCCTGCTATGTACCAGCCCGCTCTGTTGTGTCCAGTTCCCAGGCCTCCACCACCCTCACTTCCACCTCTGTCCCCCCCAcaatctcctccatctccccctttGTCCGACTTGGTTCTCAGGACTGCA gcAGTATTAAAAGTCGCCGCTCGTCTTACTTGCTGGCCATCACCACCGAGAGATCCAAGTCCTGTGACGAGGGTCTCAACACCTTCAGGGAAGAAGGCCGCGTCTTCTC TAAGCTGCCAAAAAGGGTCAAGAGCTTTTTCGCCGATGGG TCTCTGGAGAGTCTGCGAGTGCAGGAGGAGGCCCGGTCCAAACGCCACTCCACCTCTGAACTGGGAACCATCACCTTCAGTGACGTTCGCACGGAGGGCTGGCTGCACTACAAACAGATCCTCACGGAGAAGGGAAAG AAAGTGGGAGGCGGCATGCGACCGTGGAAGCGCGTCTTTTCCGTGCTGCGCTCGCATTCGCTCTTCCTCTACAAGGACAAGCGAGAGGCGGTCCTCCacggggcgggggcggggcctAGCCTGGACGAACACCCTCCGATTAGCATCCGCGGCTGCCTGATCGACATCGCCTACAGTGAAACCAAGCGGAAGCACACGCTGAGGCTGACCACGCAGGACTTCTGCGAGTACCTGCTGCAGGCCGAGGACAGGGACGACATGCTGGCCTGGATCAGGGTCATCAGGGAGAACAGCAAGACCGACAACGAG GAGATCGGCTTCTCAAGACAAGCCCTCATCAACAAGAAGCTGAATGACTACAGGAAACACAG TCTGACAGGCAGTAAGCCGGACTCTTCTCCCAAAGCCCACCGCATGATGCCCCCCTTCCTCCTGGCTAAGACCGACAACACCTCAGTGAACCGAGCCTCCAGAACCG agGACAACAAGGCGTTGTGGGGCATCAACCTCATGAAGAAGGCCAAGAAGACGAGCAGTCCGAAGGCTTTCGGCGTGCGGCTGGAGGACTGTCAGCCCGCTGTCAACCACAAA TTTGTCCCTCTCATCGTGGAGATGTGCTGTGGCGTGGTGGAGGAGACGGGGCTGGATTACACCGGTATCTACCGCGTGCCAGGCAACAACGCCATGGTGTCCAACCTTCAGGAGCATCTCAACAAGGGCATGGACATCAACACCGCTGAGGAG AGATGGCAGGACCTGAATGTAATCAGCAGCCTGCTCAAGTCCTTCTTCCGAAAACTGCCTGAGCCGCTGTTCACGGATG ACAAATACAACGACTTCATTGATGCCAACCGGATAGAAGACGCGGAGGACAGACTGAAGACCATGAAGAAACTG CTCCACGACCTCCCGGATCATTACCATCACACCCTGAAGTTCCTGGTGGGTCACCTCAAAAAGGTGGCCGATCACTGTGAACTCAACAAG ATGGAGCCGCGGAACCTGGCCCTGGTGTTTGGTCCCACTCTGGTGAGGACGTCGGAGGACAACATGACTGACATGGTCACACACATGCCTGACCGCTACAAGATAGTGGAGACGCTCATCCTGCAC CACGACTGGTTCTTCACTACCGGAGAGCTCgatgaagaggagaag gccccAGAAGACAAGCGCGACATGCAGCCGGTGCCCAACATCGACCACCTGCTGTCCAACATCGGCCGGCCCGGGATGCCAGGAGAGGCGTCAG ATTCCACCACCAGCGATTCACTTAAATCAAAG CTTTCTTCGCTCTCCAAGAAGGACCTGAGTGCCAGGGACTTCCTGCCCAAGTCCATCATCTCCGCTGTCACCCGCAAACGtaaaaaatgcctcagtggccaCGTGCAGGGCGGCAGCGCTGACGAGGACTCGGAGCATGAGCCGGTCAAAACCAGCAACTACGGGGGAGGAGAaggcaggggaggggaggaggaggaggatgcaggggaggaagaggcggtCAAGGGGGAGCATGCTAttctgaaaaaagacaaaagagataAAAAGGAAGTTGGGGCGAAAGCTAGCGAGATCGCTGAGGGCAAAGATGTGTtgtctggagaggaagaggggaacaGAACCAGCAATGGCGCCAAAAAGGAGAGCTGGCGAACAACCGCCCCGCCCTTAAATGCTACTCAACAAAACCTTTTCCGCCGTCCGCACCATCGGATCGATGCCACTTACCCGAAACCCGATCCTTCCCACTCGAGGCCTCGCGCTCCGGCCAGAGAACACTCCACAATCCCTCTCTGGATCTGCCCCACCAGGGTTCCCAGCATCTGCCCGTCGGGTTACGGGACCCAGCAGCCAGACTGGAACCAGTCGGCGCCAGTACGCTACCGGAAGACAAGAGGCGGGAGGACGAGGGCCATTTCCATGAATGTGGACCTGGAGCTGTGCAGGAGTGACGAAAGAGTCAGAGGGTGGAGAGCAGAGAGGGTGGAGGTGATCCGAGTCATTGAAGGAGCCCCCGATCAGCATGGACGTGTTGGGGTTCCTCAGGGATCGATTGTAGGTCCTGGGTCAATTCAACAAATGGATCCCCTTCCTCGtcgccctctcctctcctcttcctcagcctggACAGATCTAAGCTCCCCGGGATCTCACCCGGTGGTTCTGAGGCGATCGGCCATGGATCCTCGGGACAAGACGAGAGCGTGGCGCCGTCACACGGTGGTGGTTTAA
- the LOC120819768 gene encoding rho GTPase-activating protein 23-like isoform X12: MSAQSQFDIPMAKGRRDGMVSSNENRRRPASSGEVEGVSWQGPRTIFVPKNSQGFGFTLRHFIVYPPESSLSIKDEENGNTSARAVCQRSRLEPMDTIFVKSVKDDGPAQQAGLCTGDRLVKVNGESILGKTYSQVIMLIQNSENILELSIMPKDEDVLQLAYSHDAYLKGNEPYSGVAQNLPAPPPLCYPSAPPHTPNRPPDNWQCRPGPVGSPLDNRLTAASAHPAPGWPGGPEDPAAPLAPSGRNRGRSSSTISALDFHFANHNAAIASATLPPPRKSSTQAPPRTHADALCHQALSDWYYSQADAAESMSPRHRSISQDCLAELGLGLALGPGPASTSAADKRRRETLQFHHQAAAASHDSYWLGGWGGVSAPGSRSCSESLLAAYAEYEHNYGRSVETLAQASALVSPLCQHSSHASQTLHFKEQKVPAVHQHKTTVMSPITASSTVPPSSRRSGQQVAEPQTRRVKEEEEGELVGYKSYSPSFSHKAGHLLQQAHSFREPGYSGPHLDWSPDSRGGSVDGELAAVPRAQSTPAPSASMEERARPGEDAELVSPGSLSQEVVLRQKPPSGRRTPVQAARLTHYAGNVESPESPGVEPTQGTPSPAGGPGTNRRANGSLAQHAYNSLASIPFIDEPSGPSSDLQACYVPARSVVSSSQASTTLTSTSVPPTISSISPFVRLGSQDCSSIKSRRSSYLLAITTERSKSCDEGLNTFREEGRVFSKLPKRVKSFFADGSLESLRVQEEARSKRHSTSELGTITFSDVRTEGWLHYKQILTEKGKKVGGGMRPWKRVFSVLRSHSLFLYKDKREAVLHGAGAGPSLDEHPPISIRGCLIDIAYSETKRKHTLRLTTQDFCEYLLQAEDRDDMLAWIRVIRENSKTDNEEIGFSRQALINKKLNDYRKHSLTGSKPDSSPKAHRMMPPFLLAKTDNTSVNRASRTEDNKALWGINLMKKAKKTSSPKAFGVRLEDCQPAVNHKFVPLIVEMCCGVVEETGLDYTGIYRVPGNNAMVSNLQEHLNKGMDINTAEERWQDLNVISSLLKSFFRKLPEPLFTDDKYNDFIDANRIEDAEDRLKTMKKLLHDLPDHYHHTLKFLVGHLKKVADHCELNKMEPRNLALVFGPTLVRTSEDNMTDMVTHMPDRYKIVETLILHHDWFFTTGELDEEEKAPEDKRDMQPVPNIDHLLSNIGRPGMPGEASDSTTSDSLKSKLSSLSKKDLSARDFLPKSIISAVTRKRKKCLSGHVQGGSADEDSEHEPVKTSNYGGGEGRGGEEEEDAGEEEAVKGEHAILKKDKRDKKEVGAKASEIAEGKDVLSGEEEGNRTSNGAKKESWRTTAPPLNATQQNLFRRPHHRIDATYPKPDPSHSRPRAPAREHSTIPLWICPTRVPSICPSGYGTQQPDWNQSAPVRYRKTRGGRTRAISMNVDLELCRSDERVRGWRAERVEVIRVIEGAPDQHGRVGVPQGSIVGPGSIQQMDPLPRRPLLSSSSAWTDLSSPGSHPVVLRRSAMDPRDKTRAWRRHTVVV, from the exons gaTGAAGAGAATGGAAACACAAGTGCAAGAG cAGTTTGTCAGCGGTCTCGCTTGGAGCCGATGGACACCATCTTTGTGAAGAGCGTGAAAGACGACGGGCCCGCGCAACAAGCCGGACTGTGTACAG GGGACAGGCTGGTGAAGGTCAATGGCgaaagcattctgggtaaaacCTACTCTCAAGTGATCATGCTCATCCAAAACAG TGAAAACATTCTGGAGCTCTCTATTATGCCCAAAGATGAGGATGTGTTGCAGTTG GCGTACTCCCACGATGCCTACCTGAAAGGCAATGAGCCGTATTCAGGCGTGGCCCAGAACCTGccggctccgccccctctctgctacccctccgcccccccacacacccccaacAGACCCCCCGACAACTGGCAGTGCAGACCGGGCCCCGTGGGCTCCCCGCTGGACAACCGCCTGACTGCCGCCTCCGCCCACCCCGCCCCCGGCTGGCCCGGGGGCCCCGAGGATCCCGCCGCCCCGCTTGCCCCGTCGGGCCGAAACCGAGGTCGCTCCTCTTCGACCATCAGCGCGCTGGACTTTCACTTTGCTAACCACAACGCTGCCATTGCCTCCGCTACGCTGCCTCCCCCGCGGAAGAGCAGCACGCAGGCCCCTCCCCGCACCCACGCCGACGCCCTCTGCCACCAGGCTCTGTCGGACTGGTACTACAGCCAGGCCGACGCCGCGGAGAGCATGTCCCCCCGCCACCGCAGTATATCCCAGGACTGTTTGGCGGAGCTGGGGCTGGGGTTGGCCCTCGGCCCCGGTCCCGCATCCACGAGCGCCGCCGACAAACGCAGAAGGGAAACCCTCCAGTTCCACCACCAGGCGGCCGCTGCGTCCCATGATTCCTATTGGTTGGGGGGTTGGGGCGGCGTATCAGCGCCGGGGAGCAGGTCCTGCTCAGAGAGCCTCCTGGCAGCGTACGCCGAGTACGAGCATAACTACGGCCGCTCTGTGGAGACGCTGGCTCAGGCCTCGGCGCTGGTGTCCCCGCTCTGCCAACACTCCTCACACGCGTCACAAACCTTACATTTCAAAGAGCAGAAAGTCCCGGCGGTGCATCAGCACAAAACCACGGTGATGTCCCCCATCACAGCCTCCTCCACAGTGCCTCCTAGCAGCAGGCGGTCAGGCCAGCAGGTCGCCGAACCCCAAACGCGGCgagtcaaagaagaagaagaaggagagctGGTGGGCTACAAAAGCTACAGCCCCTCTTTCAGCCACAAAGCCGGCCATCTCCTCCAGCAGGCGCACTCCTTCAGAGAGCCCGGCTACAGCGGGCCCCACCTCGACTGGAGCCCCGACAGCAGAGGCGGCTCCGTGGACGGCGAGCTCGCCGCGGTGCCCAGGGCCCAGTCTACCCCGGCGCCGTCTGCCTCGATGGAGGAGAGAGCCCGGCCGGGGGAGGACGCGGAGCTCGTCTCCCCCGGCTCCCTGAGTCAAGAGGTGGTCCTGAGGCAGAAGCCGCCCTCCGGCCGCCGAACCCCTGTCCAGGCCGCTCGACTGACCCACTACGCGGGAAACGTGGAGTCCCCAGAGTCCCCCGGGGTGGAGCCCACGCAAGGGACCCCGTCTCCAGCCGGGGGACCAGGCACCAACCGCAGGGCTAATGGTAGCCTGGCACAGCACGCTTACAACTCGCTGGCCTCTATTCCCTTCATAG ATGAGCCCAGCGGTCCTAGTAGTGACCTACAGGCCTGCTATGTACCAGCCCGCTCTGTTGTGTCCAGTTCCCAGGCCTCCACCACCCTCACTTCCACCTCTGTCCCCCCCAcaatctcctccatctccccctttGTCCGACTTGGTTCTCAGGACTGCA gcAGTATTAAAAGTCGCCGCTCGTCTTACTTGCTGGCCATCACCACCGAGAGATCCAAGTCCTGTGACGAGGGTCTCAACACCTTCAGGGAAGAAGGCCGCGTCTTCTC TAAGCTGCCAAAAAGGGTCAAGAGCTTTTTCGCCGATGGG TCTCTGGAGAGTCTGCGAGTGCAGGAGGAGGCCCGGTCCAAACGCCACTCCACCTCTGAACTGGGAACCATCACCTTCAGTGACGTTCGCACGGAGGGCTGGCTGCACTACAAACAGATCCTCACGGAGAAGGGAAAG AAAGTGGGAGGCGGCATGCGACCGTGGAAGCGCGTCTTTTCCGTGCTGCGCTCGCATTCGCTCTTCCTCTACAAGGACAAGCGAGAGGCGGTCCTCCacggggcgggggcggggcctAGCCTGGACGAACACCCTCCGATTAGCATCCGCGGCTGCCTGATCGACATCGCCTACAGTGAAACCAAGCGGAAGCACACGCTGAGGCTGACCACGCAGGACTTCTGCGAGTACCTGCTGCAGGCCGAGGACAGGGACGACATGCTGGCCTGGATCAGGGTCATCAGGGAGAACAGCAAGACCGACAACGAG GAGATCGGCTTCTCAAGACAAGCCCTCATCAACAAGAAGCTGAATGACTACAGGAAACACAG TCTGACAGGCAGTAAGCCGGACTCTTCTCCCAAAGCCCACCGCATGATGCCCCCCTTCCTCCTGGCTAAGACCGACAACACCTCAGTGAACCGAGCCTCCAGAACCG agGACAACAAGGCGTTGTGGGGCATCAACCTCATGAAGAAGGCCAAGAAGACGAGCAGTCCGAAGGCTTTCGGCGTGCGGCTGGAGGACTGTCAGCCCGCTGTCAACCACAAA TTTGTCCCTCTCATCGTGGAGATGTGCTGTGGCGTGGTGGAGGAGACGGGGCTGGATTACACCGGTATCTACCGCGTGCCAGGCAACAACGCCATGGTGTCCAACCTTCAGGAGCATCTCAACAAGGGCATGGACATCAACACCGCTGAGGAG AGATGGCAGGACCTGAATGTAATCAGCAGCCTGCTCAAGTCCTTCTTCCGAAAACTGCCTGAGCCGCTGTTCACGGATG ACAAATACAACGACTTCATTGATGCCAACCGGATAGAAGACGCGGAGGACAGACTGAAGACCATGAAGAAACTG CTCCACGACCTCCCGGATCATTACCATCACACCCTGAAGTTCCTGGTGGGTCACCTCAAAAAGGTGGCCGATCACTGTGAACTCAACAAG ATGGAGCCGCGGAACCTGGCCCTGGTGTTTGGTCCCACTCTGGTGAGGACGTCGGAGGACAACATGACTGACATGGTCACACACATGCCTGACCGCTACAAGATAGTGGAGACGCTCATCCTGCAC CACGACTGGTTCTTCACTACCGGAGAGCTCgatgaagaggagaag gccccAGAAGACAAGCGCGACATGCAGCCGGTGCCCAACATCGACCACCTGCTGTCCAACATCGGCCGGCCCGGGATGCCAGGAGAGGCGTCAG ATTCCACCACCAGCGATTCACTTAAATCAAAG CTTTCTTCGCTCTCCAAGAAGGACCTGAGTGCCAGGGACTTCCTGCCCAAGTCCATCATCTCCGCTGTCACCCGCAAACGtaaaaaatgcctcagtggccaCGTGCAGGGCGGCAGCGCTGACGAGGACTCGGAGCATGAGCCGGTCAAAACCAGCAACTACGGGGGAGGAGAaggcaggggaggggaggaggaggaggatgcaggggaggaagaggcggtCAAGGGGGAGCATGCTAttctgaaaaaagacaaaagagataAAAAGGAAGTTGGGGCGAAAGCTAGCGAGATCGCTGAGGGCAAAGATGTGTtgtctggagaggaagaggggaacaGAACCAGCAATGGCGCCAAAAAGGAGAGCTGGCGAACAACCGCCCCGCCCTTAAATGCTACTCAACAAAACCTTTTCCGCCGTCCGCACCATCGGATCGATGCCACTTACCCGAAACCCGATCCTTCCCACTCGAGGCCTCGCGCTCCGGCCAGAGAACACTCCACAATCCCTCTCTGGATCTGCCCCACCAGGGTTCCCAGCATCTGCCCGTCGGGTTACGGGACCCAGCAGCCAGACTGGAACCAGTCGGCGCCAGTACGCTACCGGAAGACAAGAGGCGGGAGGACGAGGGCCATTTCCATGAATGTGGACCTGGAGCTGTGCAGGAGTGACGAAAGAGTCAGAGGGTGGAGAGCAGAGAGGGTGGAGGTGATCCGAGTCATTGAAGGAGCCCCCGATCAGCATGGACGTGTTGGGGTTCCTCAGGGATCGATTGTAGGTCCTGGGTCAATTCAACAAATGGATCCCCTTCCTCGtcgccctctcctctcctcttcctcagcctggACAGATCTAAGCTCCCCGGGATCTCACCCGGTGGTTCTGAGGCGATCGGCCATGGATCCTCGGGACAAGACGAGAGCGTGGCGCCGTCACACGGTGGTGGTTTAA